A region from the Triticum aestivum cultivar Chinese Spring chromosome 3D, IWGSC CS RefSeq v2.1, whole genome shotgun sequence genome encodes:
- the LOC123080142 gene encoding NAD(P)H-quinone oxidoreductase subunit N, chloroplastic, whose amino-acid sequence MWSGAAAAAAAAARTVSPRLHAPTSLTGRRGAGRPSTVSVRAGGGGGLMDFVGGDLVKPDLGRWLADVEEHKALAIYPPHEGGYEGRYLNRLRYQGYYFLDLSARGLGDPESTLTKIHPVCPPSLGRQPVARWYFPPEVDYRLSLLHPDAKGLIVWVYEAKVLSKAELQFLAMLPDLRPKVRVIAECGNWRKFIWKPLKQISGLEPDPDAEE is encoded by the exons ATGTGGTCGGGAGCggcagccgcggcggcggcggcggcgcgcaccgTGTCCCCGCGGCTCCACGCGCCGACGTCCCTCaccgggcggcgcggcgcggggcggcCGTCGACGGTGTCGgtgcgcgcgggcggcggcggcgggctgatGGACTTCGTGGGCGGCGACCTGGTGAAGCCGGACCTGGGGCGGTGGCTGGCCGACGTGGAGGAGCACAAGGCGCTGGCCATCTACCCGCCGCACGAGGGCGGCTACGAGGGCCGCTACCTCAACCGCCTCCGCTACCAGGGCTACTACTTCCTCGACCTCTCCGCGCGCGGCCTCGGCGACCCCGAGTCCACCCTCACCAAGATCCACCCCGTCTGCCCG CCTAGCCTCGGGAGGCAGCCGGTGGCGAGGTGGTACTTCCCGCCGGAGGTGGACTACAGGCTCAGCCTGCTGCACCCGGACGCCAAAGGGCTCATCGTCTGGGTCTACGAGGCTAAG GTTCTGTCCAAGGCCGAGCTGCAGTTCCTGGCCATGCTCCCTGACCTCCGCCCCAAAGTCAGGGTCATCGCGGAATGCGGCAACTG GAGAAAATTCATCTGGAAACCGCTGAAGCAGATATCGGGCCTTGAGCCTGATCCGGACGCCGAGGAATGA
- the LOC123080141 gene encoding protein DMP8, with amino-acid sequence MAEQGGEEYKVLIDQTGKDAGEPHQDADDDDADDTSSFILVMNLVLSGTARLNVLLPTATILTFAIFAPLVTDDGKCARVNRVLTGAFVLLCAASCVFFTLTDSFRSATGRLRYGVATPAGIATFCAGGGSRRKAPREPERYRLRWSDLFHTALSLVAFVTFAASHHDIVRCYYPGAPRKVVNTVPLVVGFVVSLLFVMFPSKRRGIGYPFLLRTDLVYLRR; translated from the coding sequence ATGGCTGAGCAAGGAGGAGAAGAATACAAGGTGCTCATCGATCAGACCGGCAAAGACGCCGGTGAACCGCACCAAGACGCCGACGATGACGACGCCGACGACACCTCGAGCTTCATCCTGGTCATGAACCTCGTCCTGAGCGGCACGGCCCGGCTCAACGTGCTCCTCCCGACGGCCACCATCCTGACCTTCGCCATCTTCGCGCCGCTGGTCACCGACGACGGCAAGTGCGCGCGCGTCAACCGCGTGCTCACCGGCGCGTTCGTGCTGCTCTGCGCCGCCTCCTGCGTCTTCTTCACGCTCACCGACAGCTTCCGCTCCGCCACGGGCCGGCTCCGCTACGGCGTGGCCACCCCGGCGGGCATCGCGACGTTCTGCGCCGGCGGGGGGAGCCGGAGGAAGGCGCCGAGGGAGCCGGAGAGGTACAGGCTGCGGTGGTCGGACCTGTTCCACACCGCGCTGTCCCTGGTGGCCTTCGTGACCTTCGCCGCCTCCCACCACGACATCGTCCGGTGCTACTACCCCGGCGCGCCCAGGAAGGTGGTGAACACCGTGCCCCTCGTCGTCGGCTTCGTCGTCAGCCTCCTCTTCGTCATGTTCCCTTCCAAGAGGAGGGGGATCGGCTACCCGTTCCTGCTCCGGACCGACCTCGTGTACCTACGGCGCTGA
- the LOC123080140 gene encoding probable magnesium transporter NIPA4: MAAETSTSAAAGSGGGSWVESYTGMSTDNIKGLVLALSSSVFIGTSFIVKKKGLRKAGASGVRAGVGGYSYLYEPLWWAGMITMIVGEVANFAAYAFAPAILVTPLGALSIIISAVLADIMLKEKLHIFGILGCVLCVVGSTTIVLHAPQEREIESVAEVWDLATEPAFIFYAIIVLAATFVLIFRYIPQYGQTHIMVYIGVCSLVGSLSVMSVKALGIALKLTFSGINQLIYPQTWLFAIIVVACILTQMNYLNKALDTFNTAVVSPIYYTMFTSLTILASVIMFKDWDRQNPTQIVTEMCGFVTILSGTFLLHKTKDMVDGLPPTLPIRIPKHGDENGYASEGIPLRSAAEGLPLRSPRAAE; the protein is encoded by the exons ATGGCGGCGGAGACGTCCACTTCGGCGGCcgccggctcgggcggcggcagCTGGGTGGAGTCGTACACGGGGATGTCCACGGACAACATCAAGGGGCTGGTGCTCGCGCTCTCCTCCAGCGTCTTCATCGGCACCAGCTTCATCGTCAAGAAGAAGGGGCTCAGGAAGGCTGGCGCGTCCGGCGTCCGCGCAG GGGTTGGTGGGTACTCTTATTTGTATGAACCATTATGGTGGGCAGGAATGATTACAA TGATCGTTGGAGAAGTTGCTAACTTTGCAGCATATGCGTTTGCTCCTGCTATACTTGTTACTCCACTTGGTGCACTTAGCATAATCATTAG CGCCGTTCTTGCAGACATTATGTTAAAGGAGAAGCTACATATCTTTGGTATACTTGGATGTGTTCTTTGTGTCGTGGGTTCAACAACTATTGTGCTTCATGCCCCCCAGGAGCGTGAAATTGAGTCTGTCGCAGAAGTGTGGGATCTTGCTACAGAACCAG CATTTATATTTTATGCGATAATCGTGCTTGCTGCAACTTTCGTGCTCATATTCCGTTATATCCCACAATATGGTCAGACACATATCATGGTTTATATTGGTGTTTGTTCACTTGTAGGATCTCTATCG GTCATGAGCGTGAAAGCTCTTGGTATAGCCTTGAAACTGACCTTTTCTGGGATAAACCAGCTAATCTATCCGCAGACATGGTTGTTCGCAATTATTGTTGTTGCATGTATATTAACACAGATGAACTATCTGAACAAG GCTCTTGACACATTCAATACGGCAGTTGTTTCACCAATATACTATACGATGTTTACCTCACTAACAATACTGGCTAGCGTCATAATGTTCAAG GACTGGGATCGTCAAAATCCAACTCAAATTGTGACAGAGATGTGTGGTTTTGTGACCATCCTTTCTGGGACATTTCTTCTTCATAAGACTAAAGATATGGTTGATG GCCTCCCACCGACTCTGCCTATCAGGATTCCGAAACATGGTGATGAAAACGGCTACGCGTCTGAAGGAATTCCTCTTAGATCCGCTGCTGAAGGCCTCCCTCTGAGGTCACCGAGGGCAGCAGAATAA